A single genomic interval of Mycolicibacterium holsaticum DSM 44478 = JCM 12374 harbors:
- a CDS encoding phosphoadenylyl-sulfate reductase, whose protein sequence is MTDLSSDTDLQALAERGARELDGASAVDLLRWTDEHFRGDYIVASNMQDAVLVDLAAKVRPGVDVLFLDTGYHFVETIGTRDAVEAVYDVKVINVTPENSVAKQDELFGKDLFAREPNECCRMRKVEPLSKALRGYSAWVTGIRRVEAPTRANAPLISWDKAFGLVKINPLAAWTDEDMQNYIDANGILVNPLVYEGYPSIGCAPCTAKPVEGADPRSGRWAGTAKTECGLHAS, encoded by the coding sequence ATGACCGACCTTTCTTCAGACACCGATCTGCAGGCACTGGCCGAGCGCGGCGCCAGGGAACTCGACGGCGCCAGCGCCGTTGACCTGCTGCGCTGGACCGACGAGCACTTCCGCGGCGACTACATCGTGGCGTCCAACATGCAGGACGCGGTGCTGGTCGATCTGGCCGCCAAGGTGCGCCCCGGGGTGGACGTGTTGTTCCTGGACACCGGCTATCACTTCGTGGAAACCATCGGCACCCGCGACGCCGTCGAAGCCGTCTACGACGTGAAGGTGATCAACGTCACGCCGGAGAACTCCGTGGCCAAACAGGACGAGCTGTTCGGCAAGGACCTGTTCGCCCGCGAACCCAACGAATGCTGCCGGATGCGCAAGGTCGAGCCGTTGAGCAAGGCGCTGCGCGGATATTCGGCGTGGGTCACCGGCATCCGGCGGGTCGAGGCGCCGACGCGGGCCAACGCACCGCTGATCAGCTGGGACAAGGCGTTCGGCCTGGTGAAGATCAACCCGTTGGCGGCGTGGACCGACGAAGACATGCAGAACTACATCGACGCCAACGGCATCCTGGTCAATCCCCTTGTCTACGAGGGCTATCCCTCGATCGGCTGCGCTCCGTGCACGGCCAAGCCGGTCGAGGGCGCCGACCCGCGCAGCGGTCGCTGGGCAGGCACCGCCAAGACGGAATGCGGGCTGCACGCCTCGTGA
- a CDS encoding type I polyketide synthase, with translation MSSASEPVAIVGIGCRVAGDITTPAQFWNFLLDGGSAVTEVPAERWEPYLRRDPRNAAVLRDVTRWGTFLDDLPGFDAEFFGVSPREAELMDPQQRLALEVSWEALEHAGVPPRSLAGSDTAVLMGVNSDDYGKLVMEDLTGIEAWTGIGTSLCGIANRVSHLLDLRGPSVALDAACAASLVAVHQACQMLRAGETSLALAGGVSALIGPGLTRVLDVAGATAPDGRCKTFDATADGYGRGEGAGVVVLKRLGDALRDGDHVYAVVRGGAVAQDGRTVGIMSPNGDAQAEMFRRACQSAGVAPSSVDFVEAHGTGTPTGDPTEIRALSSVYGVGRPPDAPCRIGSVKPNVGHLEGGAGIVGLIKAALALHHETIPPTAGLQTLTPAVDWANSGLRVPTEVEQWKRGDDAPRRAAVCSYGYGGTIAHVLLEEAPAQVVETTRAQRYPVVIPVSARSAPRLRAQAAALSARLGRGDLRLDEVAATTWLRRSHEPVRAAVVTDDIDGAAAGFDALANAVPDASVVTGAALASAEDGAVWVFSGHGSHWPQMGRELLAGEPEFAAVIEAVEPIFTAELGFSAAEALRTGELGSTDRVQALTFAMQVGLAAVLRARGAAPAAVIGHSVGEVAACVTAGVFDLTVGAAVACYRARGFRTVMGRGAMALVHVPFADAEKRLGASLDVVAAISASPGSTVISGEIGAVDAVCRSWTDEGLVVRRVNTDVAFHSPAMDTLTGELGRLTGQLPPARKPDIPLYTTALADPRSAAPRDQRYWVANLRDRVRFTEAVVAAVEDGHRLFLEVSAHPVVAHSIVETLTHHGIDEHAVLPLLRRDRPAITSVATALAALHCHGAPVDHGIAVTAPWADDLPVTQWQHRRFWRTPTPPPGGRGVHDVESHTLLGGRVDVTGAVTSRMWQTRLDLDTRPYPGNHPVKGTEIVPAAVLLNTFLAAAQCDLVDVRLRTPVAPGRARDVQVVLQDRALTLATCLLDDDTAEDGSWLTHSSAVAAADDDLEELRGRTIDEPVLRDRCPEPLPAEHVVDTLAALGVAAMGFDWQITELRRGDGELLVRVAARPDRSRPASWAPLLDAATSAASTVFDGPPRLRMPARIERVAVHGRPPAVALLHVRRRAGTTAADVSIAEENGTVCASLTAMVFEELENPTGSDVSQLVHRLAWYPVPWREDSRPAAVLLVGGDAQTRGFATRDLAAADVPYAMCTDPAAITAAELDRDATVLVLPDAHGSPQASVDLVMRTLKHLLERGVKARMWVLTQQVHEGTNVAHASLWGLARVAAAEHPDIFGGVLDVADAHLPVGALVSLPGHAVVVIRDGVATVARLADAGHGAGAPMQCSAGGTYVITGGTGVLGLRMAQRLADIGARRVVLLSRSGMPERQTWRDCGDSEVIRTVEALEERGVSVHVVAVDIAAPGAAETLRAALRNLPPVRGVIHAAGVEAGALLVNTSQDDIEAAMRPKVDGTLTLHEVFPPEQLDWMVLFSSCGYLPGFPGQGAYACANSFLDAMARHRSALGDRTVSVAWTAWRGLGMGSTSRFVAAQLDALGMDTVTADEAMRALDVAMRLDEANVVVLPLRANAAAVPMLADVAPAETDADGADELAGVDADPQQVPRRVVAAVAAQLGLPEDGVDTSQPLVELGVDSIMTVGLLRQLEKQTGLALPPTLLWEYPTADAVCDRIVELVTAAREEVHAS, from the coding sequence GTGAGCTCCGCCTCCGAGCCCGTCGCGATCGTCGGCATCGGTTGCCGGGTGGCGGGTGACATCACCACACCGGCCCAGTTCTGGAACTTTCTGCTCGACGGCGGCAGCGCGGTCACCGAAGTGCCCGCCGAGCGGTGGGAGCCCTACCTGCGCCGCGACCCGCGCAACGCCGCGGTGCTGCGCGACGTGACCCGCTGGGGCACCTTCCTGGACGACCTGCCCGGCTTCGACGCGGAGTTCTTCGGCGTCTCGCCGCGGGAGGCCGAGCTGATGGATCCGCAACAGCGGCTGGCGCTGGAGGTCAGCTGGGAAGCGCTCGAGCACGCCGGGGTGCCGCCGAGGTCGCTGGCCGGTAGCGACACCGCCGTCTTGATGGGCGTCAACTCCGACGACTACGGCAAGTTGGTCATGGAGGACCTCACCGGCATCGAAGCCTGGACGGGGATCGGCACCTCGTTGTGTGGCATCGCCAACCGGGTGTCGCACCTGCTCGATCTGCGCGGGCCCAGCGTCGCGCTGGACGCCGCCTGCGCCGCATCGCTGGTGGCCGTGCATCAGGCCTGCCAGATGTTGCGCGCCGGGGAGACGTCGTTGGCGTTGGCCGGCGGGGTCAGCGCGCTGATCGGCCCGGGGCTGACCCGCGTGCTCGACGTCGCAGGCGCGACCGCCCCCGACGGCAGATGCAAGACCTTCGACGCCACGGCCGACGGATACGGGCGCGGCGAAGGCGCCGGCGTGGTGGTGCTCAAGCGGCTCGGCGACGCGCTGCGCGACGGCGACCACGTCTACGCCGTGGTGCGCGGCGGCGCGGTCGCGCAGGACGGCCGCACCGTGGGCATCATGTCGCCCAACGGTGACGCCCAGGCCGAAATGTTCCGGCGCGCATGCCAATCCGCGGGTGTCGCGCCGTCGAGCGTGGACTTCGTCGAGGCGCACGGCACCGGCACTCCGACCGGCGACCCCACCGAAATCCGCGCGCTGTCATCGGTTTACGGTGTGGGCCGGCCCCCCGATGCGCCCTGCCGGATCGGATCGGTCAAGCCCAACGTCGGTCACCTCGAGGGCGGGGCCGGGATCGTCGGGCTGATCAAAGCCGCGCTGGCGTTGCACCACGAGACGATCCCGCCGACCGCGGGCCTGCAGACATTGACCCCGGCGGTCGACTGGGCCAACAGCGGGCTGCGGGTGCCCACCGAGGTCGAGCAGTGGAAACGCGGCGACGACGCGCCGCGACGCGCCGCGGTGTGCAGCTACGGATACGGCGGCACCATCGCCCACGTCCTGCTCGAAGAGGCGCCGGCGCAGGTCGTCGAAACCACACGGGCGCAACGTTATCCGGTTGTCATCCCGGTGTCGGCGCGATCCGCGCCGCGGCTGCGCGCACAGGCGGCGGCGTTGTCGGCGCGCCTGGGCCGCGGTGACCTGCGGCTCGACGAGGTCGCCGCGACGACGTGGCTGCGCCGCTCGCACGAACCGGTACGCGCGGCGGTCGTCACCGACGACATCGACGGTGCGGCCGCCGGTTTCGACGCGTTGGCCAACGCGGTGCCCGACGCTTCGGTGGTGACCGGCGCCGCCCTTGCGTCCGCGGAAGACGGCGCGGTGTGGGTGTTCTCCGGACACGGCTCGCACTGGCCGCAGATGGGCCGCGAACTGTTGGCCGGCGAACCCGAGTTCGCGGCGGTGATCGAAGCCGTCGAACCGATCTTCACCGCCGAACTGGGCTTTTCGGCGGCCGAGGCGCTGCGCACGGGTGAGCTCGGCAGCACCGACCGCGTGCAGGCGCTGACGTTCGCGATGCAGGTGGGCCTGGCCGCCGTGTTGCGCGCCCGCGGGGCGGCGCCGGCGGCGGTGATCGGGCATTCGGTCGGAGAGGTCGCGGCCTGCGTGACCGCGGGGGTGTTCGACCTGACGGTGGGGGCGGCGGTGGCCTGCTACCGGGCCCGCGGGTTCCGCACGGTGATGGGCCGGGGGGCGATGGCCCTGGTGCACGTTCCGTTCGCGGACGCCGAAAAGCGGTTGGGCGCGAGCCTCGACGTGGTGGCCGCGATCAGCGCGTCACCGGGGTCGACGGTGATCTCCGGCGAAATCGGCGCCGTCGACGCGGTCTGCCGATCCTGGACCGACGAGGGCCTGGTGGTGCGCCGGGTCAACACGGACGTGGCGTTTCACAGCCCGGCCATGGACACTCTGACCGGCGAGCTGGGTCGGCTGACCGGTCAGCTGCCACCTGCCCGCAAACCCGATATCCCGCTGTACACAACAGCGTTGGCCGACCCGCGCTCGGCCGCGCCGCGAGACCAGCGCTACTGGGTGGCGAACCTGCGGGACCGGGTGCGTTTCACCGAGGCGGTCGTAGCCGCCGTCGAGGACGGCCATCGGTTGTTCCTGGAGGTATCCGCGCACCCGGTGGTCGCGCATTCCATCGTCGAGACGCTCACGCATCACGGCATCGACGAGCACGCGGTCCTACCCCTGCTTCGTCGCGACCGGCCCGCCATCACGTCGGTGGCCACCGCGCTGGCGGCGTTGCACTGCCACGGCGCACCCGTGGACCACGGTATCGCCGTCACCGCGCCGTGGGCCGACGACCTGCCGGTGACCCAGTGGCAGCACCGGCGGTTCTGGCGCACCCCGACCCCGCCGCCGGGCGGTCGCGGCGTGCACGACGTCGAGAGCCACACGCTGCTCGGCGGCCGTGTCGACGTGACGGGCGCCGTGACGTCACGCATGTGGCAGACCCGCCTCGACCTGGACACCCGGCCCTACCCGGGAAATCATCCGGTCAAGGGCACCGAGATCGTGCCTGCCGCAGTTCTTTTGAACACTTTCCTCGCCGCGGCGCAGTGCGACCTGGTCGACGTCCGGTTGCGCACGCCGGTGGCCCCCGGTCGGGCCCGCGACGTCCAGGTCGTGCTGCAGGACCGCGCGCTGACCCTGGCCACGTGCCTGCTCGACGACGACACCGCCGAGGACGGCAGTTGGCTCACCCACAGCAGCGCGGTGGCCGCGGCCGACGACGACCTCGAAGAACTGCGGGGCCGGACGATCGACGAGCCCGTGCTGCGCGACCGCTGCCCCGAGCCGTTGCCTGCCGAGCACGTGGTCGACACGCTGGCGGCGCTCGGCGTCGCCGCGATGGGATTCGATTGGCAGATCACCGAATTGCGCCGCGGGGACGGTGAGCTGTTGGTCCGGGTAGCAGCTCGCCCTGACCGGTCGCGGCCGGCGAGCTGGGCTCCGCTTCTCGACGCGGCGACGTCGGCGGCGTCGACGGTGTTCGACGGCCCGCCGCGGCTGCGGATGCCCGCCCGGATCGAGCGGGTCGCGGTACACGGTCGGCCGCCTGCGGTGGCCCTTCTGCATGTTCGGCGCCGCGCCGGCACCACCGCCGCCGACGTGTCGATCGCCGAGGAAAACGGCACGGTGTGTGCGTCGCTGACGGCGATGGTGTTCGAGGAGCTGGAAAACCCCACCGGCAGCGATGTCTCGCAGCTGGTGCACCGGCTGGCGTGGTATCCGGTGCCGTGGCGCGAAGACAGCCGCCCCGCCGCGGTGCTGCTCGTCGGCGGGGACGCCCAAACGCGCGGATTCGCCACCCGCGACCTGGCCGCCGCCGATGTGCCGTACGCGATGTGCACCGATCCGGCCGCGATCACGGCCGCCGAACTGGACCGCGACGCGACGGTATTGGTGCTGCCGGACGCCCACGGCTCACCGCAGGCGTCGGTGGACCTCGTGATGCGCACGCTCAAACACCTGCTCGAGCGCGGTGTGAAGGCGCGGATGTGGGTGCTGACGCAGCAGGTGCACGAGGGGACGAACGTCGCGCACGCCTCGCTGTGGGGGCTGGCCCGCGTGGCCGCCGCCGAACACCCGGACATCTTCGGCGGGGTGCTCGACGTCGCCGACGCGCACCTACCCGTCGGTGCGTTGGTGTCGCTGCCCGGCCATGCGGTCGTGGTGATCCGCGACGGTGTCGCCACCGTCGCGCGGTTGGCCGACGCGGGCCACGGCGCCGGTGCGCCGATGCAGTGCAGCGCGGGTGGCACCTATGTGATCACCGGTGGCACCGGCGTGCTGGGACTTCGAATGGCCCAGCGGCTGGCCGACATCGGGGCGCGGCGAGTGGTGCTGCTGTCCCGCTCGGGCATGCCCGAGCGGCAGACATGGCGCGACTGCGGTGACTCCGAGGTGATCCGCACCGTCGAGGCCCTCGAGGAGCGCGGCGTGTCGGTTCACGTCGTCGCCGTCGACATCGCGGCGCCCGGCGCGGCCGAAACCCTTCGCGCGGCGCTGCGCAACCTGCCACCGGTTCGGGGCGTGATTCACGCCGCGGGTGTGGAAGCCGGTGCGCTGCTGGTCAATACCAGCCAGGACGATATCGAGGCGGCGATGCGGCCCAAGGTCGACGGCACGCTGACCCTGCACGAGGTGTTTCCGCCCGAGCAGTTGGACTGGATGGTGCTGTTCTCCTCGTGCGGGTATCTGCCCGGCTTCCCGGGTCAGGGCGCATACGCCTGCGCGAACTCGTTTCTCGACGCGATGGCCCGCCACCGCAGCGCGCTGGGGGATCGCACCGTCAGCGTCGCGTGGACCGCGTGGCGTGGCCTCGGCATGGGGTCGACGTCGCGGTTCGTCGCGGCGCAACTGGACGCGCTGGGGATGGACACCGTGACCGCCGACGAGGCGATGCGCGCGCTGGACGTGGCCATGCGCTTGGACGAGGCGAACGTGGTGGTGCTGCCGCTGCGTGCCAACGCCGCCGCGGTGCCGATGCTCGCCGACGTGGCGCCCGCGGAGACCGACGCGGACGGTGCCGACGAGTTGGCCGGCGTCGACGCGGATCCGCAGCAGGTGCCCAGGCGCGTGGTCGCGGCTGTGGCGGCCCAACTGGGCCTGCCCGAGGACGGGGTCGATACCAGCCAGCCGCTGGTCGAACTCGGCGTCGACTCGATCATGACCGTCGGCCTGCTGCGGCAGCTGGAGAAGCAGACCGGCCTCGCGCTGCCGCCGACCCTGCTGTGGGAATACCCGACCGCGGACGCGGTGTGCGACCGGATCGTCGAACTGGTCACCGCCGCACGCGAAGAGGTCCACGCGTCCTGA
- the hemW gene encoding radical SAM family heme chaperone HemW, whose protein sequence is MTVRTAPVTLPGLAATPGGAFGIYVHVPFCASRCGYCDFNTYTPAELGGANPDGFLAGLRTELRLAAAQLGSPPAVDTVFVGGGTPSLLGGAGLAVVLAAIREHFVLAPDAEVTTEANPESTSPEFFAQLRAAGFTRVSLGMQSTAAHVLAVLDRVHSPGRALDAAREASAAGFAHVNLDLIYGTPGESDGDLLRSIEAAVDAGVDHVSGYALVIEDGTAMARRVRRGELTTPDNDELAHRYELLDAQLSAAGFGWYEVSNWCRPGGECRHNIGYWNGGQWWGAGPGAHGYVGATRWWNIKHPNAYAQALDAGQLPVADYELLDDGIRHTEDVMLRVRLRDGLPVALLSQAERRRAATVVDDGLATMQADRLVLTDRGRLLADAVVRAVLD, encoded by the coding sequence ATGACCGTCCGAACCGCGCCCGTGACACTGCCGGGCCTGGCCGCCACACCGGGGGGCGCGTTCGGCATCTACGTGCACGTGCCGTTCTGCGCGTCGCGCTGCGGATACTGCGACTTCAACACCTACACACCGGCCGAGCTGGGCGGGGCGAACCCGGACGGATTCCTGGCCGGGCTGCGTACCGAGCTGCGCCTGGCCGCCGCCCAGCTGGGGTCGCCGCCGGCGGTCGACACCGTATTCGTCGGGGGCGGCACCCCGTCGCTGCTGGGCGGCGCGGGCCTGGCGGTGGTGCTCGCGGCGATCCGCGAGCATTTCGTCCTGGCTCCCGACGCCGAGGTCACCACCGAGGCCAACCCCGAGTCCACCTCGCCGGAGTTCTTCGCGCAGCTGCGCGCCGCGGGGTTCACCCGGGTGTCGCTGGGCATGCAGTCGACCGCTGCGCACGTGCTGGCGGTGCTCGACCGGGTGCACTCGCCGGGCCGCGCCCTCGACGCCGCCCGCGAAGCCAGCGCCGCCGGGTTCGCGCACGTCAACCTCGATTTGATCTACGGCACGCCGGGGGAGAGCGACGGCGATCTGCTGCGCTCGATCGAGGCCGCCGTCGACGCGGGTGTCGACCACGTATCCGGGTACGCGCTGGTGATCGAGGACGGCACCGCGATGGCGCGCCGGGTGCGTCGCGGCGAGCTCACCACACCCGACAACGACGAGCTGGCGCACCGGTACGAGCTGCTCGACGCGCAGCTGTCGGCGGCCGGGTTCGGTTGGTACGAGGTGTCGAACTGGTGTCGGCCCGGCGGTGAGTGCCGGCACAACATCGGCTACTGGAACGGCGGTCAATGGTGGGGCGCCGGGCCGGGGGCGCACGGTTACGTCGGTGCGACCCGGTGGTGGAATATCAAGCACCCCAACGCTTATGCCCAAGCGCTGGATGCCGGGCAGCTGCCGGTGGCCGACTACGAGCTGCTCGACGACGGCATCCGCCACACCGAGGACGTCATGCTGCGGGTGCGACTGCGCGACGGGTTGCCGGTGGCGCTGCTGAGCCAGGCCGAACGCCGCCGCGCCGCCACCGTCGTCGACGACGGGCTCGCGACCATGCAGGCCGACCGGTTGGTGCTCACCGACCGCGGCCGCCTGTTGGCCGACGCGGTCGTGCGCGCGGTGCTCGACTAG
- a CDS encoding Ms4527A family Cys-rich leader peptide has protein sequence MPNAPPGVAARPGSVTGAVRTVIGPVSQTTSAHLERKYRPVSAHGVVHGTIGVVTAARIFPRISLVARRHVDFKRVCTCCCLP, from the coding sequence ATGCCGAACGCGCCCCCCGGTGTGGCGGCCAGGCCCGGCAGTGTCACGGGCGCGGTTCGGACGGTCATAGGGCCAGTTTCCCAGACGACTTCTGCTCACCTTGAGCGCAAATATCGCCCGGTTAGTGCACACGGCGTAGTTCATGGCACAATTGGCGTCGTGACTGCCGCACGCATCTTCCCCCGCATTTCGCTGGTGGCGCGTCGGCACGTCGATTTCAAGCGCGTCTGTACCTGTTGTTGTCTGCCTTGA
- a CDS encoding (2,3-dihydroxybenzoyl)adenylate synthase codes for MSTGFTPQRSDFADLAHGFAPFPADRAEEYRRAGYWTDRRLDSILTAAAAAWPDRNAVIDADVTYTFAELDARADRIAAALADRGIAAGDRVLLQLPNTCEFAVALFGLLRAGAVPVMCLSGHRFAELSHFAAVSGAVGLIIPDVIAGFDYRDMAEGLVNDHPGLRHVFVDGDPGRFQSWSQLGTFDGAVREPAPVDPDLPALLLVSGGTTGLPKLIPRTHNDYVYNATASARECGLTSADVYLVVLPAGHNFPLACPGLLGSMTVGAATVFTPDPSPECAFALIDRHTVTVTGLVNALAKMWTQACEWEPVLPKSLRLVQVGGSRMTADEARYIHEGLTPGLSQIFGMAEGMLNFTRLGDSVDIVLNTQGRPMSPHDEMRVVDDTGAPVAPGEEGELLVRGPYTLNGYYRADEANSRSFSPDGFYRTGDRVRIFADGPRAGYVEVTGRIKDVIHRGGETVSASDLEEHLFAHPAIYAAAAVALPDEYLGEKICAAVVFNGSPISLAELNQFLDARGVSAHSRPDMLAPLPSLPKTAVGKVDKKRVVAQLLS; via the coding sequence ATGAGCACCGGTTTCACGCCTCAGCGGAGCGACTTCGCCGACCTGGCGCACGGTTTCGCGCCGTTTCCCGCCGACCGTGCCGAGGAGTACCGCCGGGCGGGCTACTGGACCGATCGCCGGCTTGATTCGATCCTCACCGCCGCGGCGGCCGCCTGGCCCGACCGCAACGCGGTGATCGACGCCGACGTCACCTACACGTTCGCCGAACTCGACGCGCGCGCCGACCGGATCGCCGCGGCGCTGGCCGACCGCGGCATCGCCGCAGGAGACCGGGTCCTGTTGCAGCTTCCGAACACGTGCGAGTTCGCGGTCGCGCTGTTCGGGCTGCTGCGCGCGGGCGCTGTGCCGGTGATGTGCCTTTCGGGACATCGTTTCGCCGAGCTCAGTCACTTCGCCGCGGTCAGCGGCGCCGTGGGGCTGATCATTCCCGACGTCATCGCCGGATTCGACTACCGCGACATGGCCGAAGGTCTGGTGAACGACCACCCGGGGTTGCGTCACGTGTTCGTCGACGGCGATCCCGGAAGGTTCCAATCCTGGTCGCAGCTGGGCACTTTCGACGGCGCAGTCCGTGAACCGGCGCCCGTCGACCCGGACCTGCCCGCGCTGCTGCTGGTGTCCGGCGGCACCACCGGGCTGCCCAAACTGATCCCGCGCACCCACAACGACTACGTCTACAACGCGACGGCCAGTGCCCGCGAGTGCGGCCTCACCTCCGCAGACGTCTATCTGGTGGTGTTGCCCGCGGGCCACAACTTTCCGCTGGCCTGCCCCGGCCTGCTCGGGTCGATGACGGTCGGCGCCGCGACGGTCTTCACCCCCGACCCCAGCCCGGAGTGCGCGTTCGCGTTGATCGATCGCCACACCGTCACCGTGACCGGCCTGGTCAACGCGCTGGCCAAGATGTGGACGCAGGCCTGCGAGTGGGAACCGGTGCTGCCCAAGTCGTTACGGCTGGTGCAGGTCGGCGGGTCGCGGATGACCGCCGACGAGGCGCGCTACATCCACGAGGGGCTGACACCCGGGCTGTCGCAGATCTTCGGCATGGCCGAGGGCATGCTGAACTTCACCCGCCTCGGCGATTCCGTCGACATCGTGCTCAACACGCAGGGCCGGCCGATGTCGCCGCACGACGAGATGCGGGTGGTTGACGACACCGGCGCCCCGGTCGCGCCCGGCGAGGAAGGTGAACTGCTGGTCCGCGGGCCTTACACCCTCAACGGCTATTACCGTGCCGACGAAGCCAATTCCCGCTCGTTCAGCCCCGACGGGTTCTACCGCACCGGGGACCGGGTGCGAATCTTCGCCGACGGACCGCGGGCCGGCTACGTCGAGGTCACCGGCCGTATCAAGGACGTCATCCACCGCGGCGGCGAGACGGTGTCGGCGTCGGACCTGGAGGAGCACCTGTTCGCCCATCCGGCGATCTACGCCGCAGCGGCCGTCGCGCTGCCCGATGAGTATCTCGGTGAGAAGATCTGCGCGGCCGTGGTTTTCAACGGCTCGCCGATTTCGCTGGCCGAGCTCAACCAGTTCCTCGACGCGCGCGGGGTTTCGGCGCACTCCCGCCCCGACATGCTCGCCCCGCTGCCGTCGCTGCCCAAGACCGCGGTCGGCAAGGTGGACAAGAAGAGAGTCGTGGCCCAGCTGCTGTCCTGA
- a CDS encoding nitrite/sulfite reductase — MTQANPRPARAPRAEGQWALGDREPLNPTEQFKKDDDALNVRDRIIDIYSKTGFDGIDLTDLRGRFRWMGLYTQRAEGYDGTWTGDENAEILEAKYLMMRVRSDGKAHSVETIRTLGQISIDFARDTADLTNRENLQYHWIEIENVPEIWRRLDAVGLGTTEACGDCPRGMLGSPLAGDSVDEVLNAQPALDEIVRRYIGNPEFSNLPRKYKTAISGLQDIPHEINDVSFVGVNHPEHGPGLDLWVGGGLSVNPMLAQRLGVWVPLDEVPEVWAGVTSVFRDYGYRRLRSKARLKFLVKDWGVEKFREVLEQEYLGRKLIDGPAPEPVPHAIDHVGVQRLKNGLNAVGVSPIAGRVSGTVLCAIADLAEQVGSDRIRFTPYQKVIILDVPDDKVDELTAGLDKLGLPARPSHWRRNLMACTGIEFCKLSFAETRGRAQVMAPELERRLDDINAQLDVPITIGINGCPNSCARIQTSDIGFKGQMVDDGNGNTVPGFQVHLGGSLGVDSGFGRKLRKHKVTDAELGDYIERIVRNFVKQRDQGERFATWAMRADEADLR, encoded by the coding sequence ATGACTCAGGCAAACCCAAGACCAGCCCGTGCGCCTCGCGCCGAAGGCCAGTGGGCTCTCGGGGACCGGGAACCGCTCAACCCCACCGAGCAGTTCAAGAAGGACGACGACGCGCTCAACGTGCGTGACCGCATCATCGACATCTACTCCAAGACCGGTTTCGACGGCATCGACCTCACCGATCTGCGGGGCCGGTTCCGCTGGATGGGGCTCTACACGCAGCGCGCGGAGGGCTACGACGGCACCTGGACCGGTGACGAGAACGCCGAAATCCTGGAAGCCAAGTACCTGATGATGCGGGTGCGCTCCGACGGCAAGGCGCATTCGGTCGAAACCATCCGCACCCTGGGCCAGATCTCGATCGACTTCGCCCGCGACACCGCCGACCTCACCAACCGCGAGAACCTGCAGTACCACTGGATCGAGATCGAGAACGTGCCCGAGATCTGGCGCCGCCTGGACGCCGTCGGCCTGGGCACCACCGAGGCGTGCGGCGACTGCCCCCGCGGCATGCTCGGTTCGCCGCTGGCCGGCGATTCGGTCGACGAGGTCCTCAACGCGCAGCCCGCGCTCGACGAGATCGTGCGGCGCTACATCGGCAACCCCGAATTCTCCAACCTGCCGCGCAAGTACAAGACCGCGATCTCGGGCCTGCAGGACATTCCGCACGAGATCAACGACGTGTCGTTCGTGGGCGTCAACCATCCCGAACACGGGCCCGGCCTGGACCTGTGGGTCGGCGGCGGCCTGTCGGTCAACCCGATGCTGGCCCAACGCCTCGGCGTCTGGGTGCCGCTGGATGAGGTGCCCGAGGTGTGGGCGGGCGTGACCTCGGTGTTCCGCGACTACGGGTACCGCAGGCTGCGCTCCAAGGCCCGGCTGAAGTTCCTGGTCAAGGACTGGGGTGTGGAGAAGTTCCGGGAAGTTCTCGAACAGGAGTACCTGGGCCGCAAACTCATCGACGGCCCGGCGCCCGAGCCGGTGCCCCACGCCATCGACCACGTCGGCGTGCAGCGGCTGAAGAACGGCCTCAACGCGGTCGGCGTCTCGCCGATCGCCGGGCGGGTGTCGGGCACGGTGCTGTGCGCGATCGCGGACCTGGCCGAGCAGGTCGGCTCCGACCGCATCCGATTCACCCCGTACCAGAAGGTCATCATCCTCGACGTGCCCGACGACAAGGTCGACGAGCTGACGGCGGGGCTGGACAAGCTCGGTCTGCCCGCGCGGCCGTCGCACTGGCGGCGCAACCTGATGGCGTGCACCGGCATCGAGTTCTGCAAACTGTCGTTCGCCGAAACCCGGGGCCGCGCCCAGGTGATGGCGCCCGAGTTGGAGCGACGCCTCGACGACATCAACGCCCAACTGGACGTGCCGATCACCATCGGCATCAACGGCTGCCCCAACTCCTGCGCCCGCATCCAGACCTCCGATATCGGGTTCAAGGGCCAGATGGTCGACGACGGCAACGGCAACACCGTGCCCGGATTCCAGGTCCACCTGGGCGGCAGCCTGGGCGTGGACAGCGGTTTCGGCCGCAAGTTGCGCAAGCACAAGGTCACCGACGCCGAACTGGGCGACTACATCGAGCGGATCGTCCGCAACTTCGTGAAACAACGCGACCAGGGTGAGCGTTTCGCTACCTGGGCGATGCGGGCCGACGAGGCCGATTTGCGATGA